The region ACAGCATTGTCCACAATGGTGCGGAATTCTACGACTGTCAGGGCAACGACACCGACGGGCGCCTGGCGGGACCAGCCCTCCTCGATTCTTTTTGCATAAGGCAGATTGTTCACCAGGTAGATCACATCGCCCGCCTTTGCCGCGCTGAGCGTGCTGCCGTGGGCGGCGATTGTGGCGCTGCCGTCTTTATCTATCAGATCGCGCACACCGGCAGCCGGCGAACCGATGGAAAGCTGCCAATTGGCGCGGAAACGGCCGCCCGTGTAACCAGGTGGCGGTTTGTGCTTCCAGAACTTGGCGTCACCTACCGGCGAGCGCTGCACCAGCTTGTTGTCGATCTTCAAAGTGATGGCGTGCACCACCAAGTCCTGGCTGGCCTTCGTCTTGGCGATGAACTCGGCGATCTGCATGGAAAACGACATACCGGCCATCAAATCCCCCTGAGTTGCAATGTGTGCAGCACGGTCACGTCGACCGGCGCGGTGGTTTCGACGGCCTTGACCGTGTAGTTGGCGCCACCGAACAGCACCAGGTCGGCGGCGGTAGGCTGCGGCATCGGCGCGCCATTACGCTGCAGTGGTGACAGCAGCAGCTTCTGGTCGCCCGCCTAGATCAACGTGCCGTCGATGTTCTCGGCCTCGTAGGCGATTTTCACGCCCGTGCCTTCGTAGTCTGTGGTGATGGTGGGCGCGGTGCCCAGGCCCGGATCGTAATCACCGGTCACTACCTGGCGCAGCACCACGATGCCGCCCTTGCGGCGCAGGGACTGGTCGGCGCGCGCGGCGGTTTTGCTGTAATCGGTCATAGCCTATGGCGCTTTCAAGTAGTCATACGGCGGCGTCTCCACGAAGCGCACCGCCTTGATCGTGGTCTTGCCGTCGATCAGGGCACGCAGCACCCGGTGCCAGCCGTCCATGATGAAGCCCTGCTGGCACAGAATGATCGGATACTCGGTTGACGTCCAGCGCGCGGCGCACGTGGTGCGCGATGCCGTAGGCCGAACCGACAGGGGTCCAGACCTCGCTGCCGGAGTAAATCGCCGCCAGCGGCAGGTCGAACGGCACCAAGTCCTTAGCGCGTGCGATCAGGCTGGTGACGATCCATACCTTGCCGTCGTCGCAGTAGGTGTTATCGGCGACGAAACAGCCGTCGATCTTCACTGCCGGGTAGGTGCTCATGCCCGTGTCACCTTCATCGAATTGCCGCCGCCGGCCGCACCGAAGTACGGCGCCAGGAGCGCGTCCACGGCCACGAAGCGCTCGCGCGCGTCCGTGGTGTTCTGGAAGTACTCCGTTTCCAGCGGGCCGGTCTTGTCCTTCTTGATGGCGTTCGAGCCGGTGTCGAGGTCGGGAAGCAGGTCTTCGCCGTTGCCGGCGCGCACGGCCAGGTCAATGCAAGCATTCACCACGTCCACCGGCACGATGATGCTGGGCACAATGAAGCTGTCGACCACGACATTGTAGCGTGGCCAATCCAACGCCTGATGCTGATACACCCGGCGGCCGGCCCAGCGCGTGCGGTAGGAGGCCATGAACTGAACCGCCTTGCGCAAGGCGATCTCCTTGGATGCCTCGGCCAGCGCCGCCCAAGCGGTCAGGCCCAGGCTGGCACAACGCGCATCAGCCGCGGCGACGCTGGCATATGAGTCTGCGTCTGCCAGGCCGGCACCTGTTTCGATGATGATCATAATTTATTCCTGTTACTTTGATAATAAAAATATATCCAGCAAATACCGCATAAAATTGTCGTATAATTAATTTCAGTACTTTTTTAACATCAAAACACAGGGATGAAATGAACTCAAAAATTGTTGCCAAAATTACGCTCAGCGCTCTCATTTTCTGCGCCTGCATCCACGCACAAGCCATAACCTTTTCCAACGTCGCGTTACTTGGCAGTGGAATCTCTTCTCTGGGTGCTCCTGACACGACCAGCTACGGCGAAACCTTAACGACATCATTCGAAGGAGTACTTCAGGATTTCAGCTTTTATGCGACTGCAGGTAACAATGGCAACGTGGGGTTGATAATTGCGACTTGGGATGGCAGCAAAGCCATCGGGCCGGCCTTGTACACAAGTTCACCAATCGCGTATAGCGGTGGCGTCCAGACACTCGTAGCGAATGAAATCAATTTGACATTGCTAGTCGGTGTAAAGTACATCGCATTTTTAACAACTGCAGGCATCGACAATCCAATTTCAAGCGTGACGATGCAAGGTTCGACCGCCGACGCTGGCTTGGGAGGCAAATTTGCGTATCTGAATTCCGATGGCGCCAATCCCCTTGATTTGAATGGCGCATGGAACCACCATTCTGTAAGTAACATGGCCTATACAGCGAATATCACCCCAGTAGTACCAGAGCCGGAAACCTACGGCATGATGTTGGCAGGCCTGGGCCTCATCGGCTTCATGGCTCGTCGCAAAGCCAAGTCGTCTTAATTGAAATTGGCGCCTTGCACGATGGCGCCGTTTTTTTGCCAGCAACCACTACCTCATTCAAGCACCCAGCAGCGCTTGAAGTTCAGCCTTGTTTGCCGCCGCAGGGTATTTGATGCCCTTACTATCTAGCGCACCCTGCAGTTGCTCCTTACTCATCCCGGTGGCTTGCGTACTGGCGACCGCACCACTAGCCAAGGATCCGGCCTCGCCACGCAGGCGCTGAGCTTCGGCTTCATTCGCGGCGGTCTGGTCCGCGATGCGAATGGCAGCAATCCCGTTTTCACGCGCCTGCTCGGCAACGCGCTCCTCCGCTTCGGCCAGGCGCTGGGCGCGCTCGTCCAGTACGCGCCCGCGCTGCTGCAGGTTATGGTTGATCGGCTCCTGATCGTGCAGCGAGTACTCGTGCAGGTCGCGCATGGCGCACAGCAGGCAAGTATGCGAATCCAGCGTCGACAGCCAGACCAGACACTCAATCAACTCCGCATTCCGCTGAAACGAGGCCAGTCGCGCGGCGTTGGCCACGGCCTGTACCGAGCTGTGCACCAGCGCGCGCGCATTCGCAGATGACGCTTTTAAGATGCCCTGCTCACCCGGCGCAACAGGATCCGGCGCAGGCGTTGGCCCCTTGGCTGCCGGGGCCGCTGGCGCGCTTGGTGTCCAGGCCGGCATCGGTGGCGTGGCAGGCATGCTTGGCGCCAGATCGGCCGCCTTCGCACTCTTGCCCAGCACGCGCGACACGATCTGTGACGTCGTTTCGCCCTGCGCAGCACCGAGCCGCACCTGGCTGGCGAATCGAAACTGCGTATCGAGCGCCTGGCGCTTCCACCAGTCCGCCGACGACGCGCCCTTGATCAACGTGTCGCCGACGAGCTTTTCCAGATACGTCGCCGGCGGCAGCTTTGCGCCCAGTTTGATCTTGAGGCCCTGCGTCAGCACCTTGGCCGTGTAATCGGCCTCGATGCGCACCATGCCGGTCAGGTTGCGGGTCAGTTCGGCCTGCATGCCTGTGTAGTGCGACGAGATCAGTGCGTTCGACTCGCGCAGCAGCGCGCCCAAGCGCTGCTTGCCGTAGGTCGATATCTCGCCCTCGTTCAATTTTGCCGTGAGCTCCTTTGACATGGCGCCCATCAGGGCCAATATCTTATCCTGCGTGCCGGCCGAGAAACGCAGCAGGTTCAGGGAGTGCGTCAGGAACATCTCGGCGATCCACTCTTCGAGCGCACCCATTTATTCCCCCGCCAGGTCAGGTGGCGCGGACTGGATGCGCTCCTGCTCATCCTCCCACTTCAAATCTGGCGATACGATGCCGCGGCGTTGCAGCTCATTGAAGTAGGTTTCTCCGGAAATCCGGTTATTGGCTACGCTCTTGAACAGCAATTCCGCACTGGCCTCGGCCAGCGACGCTGCGCCGAAGTCCTTGAAAATGGTGATGTGGCCGCCTTCCGGCTCATTCACCCAGTCGGCCAACAGCTGCAGCGCCTGGTCGCCTGCGTCTTCAACATTGCCCGCGATCTTCTGCAGCGCGCATGCGCCCTGCTCATTATCGGCCAGGGTCTGCGATTCCGTCACGTTGCCCGGTTTGATCACCAGCAGTTCGGCACCGGCCTGGCGCATGCGGTCTTCCAGGTCGAGAATGGACAGGCGGCCGGCCTCGATGGCCTTGCCGCCATGCTCCACGAATTTAAGGTCGCCTTCGGGCGAGTCCGACTTCACTGCGGTCCCGGCGCCGACTGCGATATCGCTGCCTTCGAGCATCTTCGCAAACAGAATCGGCACGCGTGCGATGTGCAAAATATTCTGCTGGTCGCTCTTGCTCTGCCAATGCTCCACGTTGCTGTGCGCCAGTTCCAGCAGCGGCGGCGTGGCCTGCATGTAGCCCAGGCGCTTGCCGTAGACAGGCACGAATGGGATGATTTTCAGGCTGGTGATGCCCTCTTCATGCAGCGTCCACTCCTTTTTGCTGCCAGTTTCGCTCTGGCGCCAGGTCTGCCAGGTGCCGCGCCCCAGGACGCGCACCTGTTCGATTTCCTTGGTGTCGAAGTCGCCGTTCGGCTCGGACACGCTTTCCAGCAATCGCAGCTGGGTCAGCCCATCAAGACTGGTTGCATTCTTCGGCAGCCAGCCCAGCACGTTCTGCACATGCACCTGGACGAAGTACGGGCGCACGCCGGCGGCCTGCTCGTCTGCCTTCGTAACCAGGTTGCCAGCCTTGGGGAAGTCGACCAGGATACCAGCGAAGCCGTAGCCCATCGCCTCCTGTGTGATCTCGGACAGGAAGCTGTGCAGGTCACGCCCGGACAGGTCGACGTTTTGCAGCCAAGGCTTCAGGCGTTCCGGCACGTCCT is a window of Janthinobacterium rivuli DNA encoding:
- a CDS encoding DnaT-like ssDNA-binding protein; amino-acid sequence: MIIIETGAGLADADSYASVAAADARCASLGLTAWAALAEASKEIALRKAVQFMASYRTRWAGRRVYQHQALDWPRYNVVVDSFIVPSIIVPVDVVNACIDLAVRAGNGEDLLPDLDTGSNAIKKDKTGPLETEYFQNTTDARERFVAVDALLAPYFGAAGGGNSMKVTRA
- a CDS encoding FxDxF family PEP-CTERM protein; the protein is MNSKIVAKITLSALIFCACIHAQAITFSNVALLGSGISSLGAPDTTSYGETLTTSFEGVLQDFSFYATAGNNGNVGLIIATWDGSKAIGPALYTSSPIAYSGGVQTLVANEINLTLLVGVKYIAFLTTAGIDNPISSVTMQGSTADAGLGGKFAYLNSDGANPLDLNGAWNHHSVSNMAYTANITPVVPEPETYGMMLAGLGLIGFMARRKAKSS
- a CDS encoding DUF4055 domain-containing protein, translated to MGRKSSLTEKQWSEIGGRLLKGEAARALAREFGVSEAAIRKRFGAQTKQIKDVANQLVAAESAFSALPIGAQISARTLADELKEISMHLAGAARYGAATAHRLSGIAHNKAGEIDDAEPLDDHSAAAHVTTRISMTDAVRKQSAEAAKLNEDCALVAALLGGTKTMRAAGKKYLPQWPGEDSESYDLRLAVATLFPAYARTIDVLSAKPFSKPVTLGEDVPERLKPWLQNVDLSGRDLHSFLSEITQEAMGYGFAGILVDFPKAGNLVTKADEQAAGVRPYFVQVHVQNVLGWLPKNATSLDGLTQLRLLESVSEPNGDFDTKEIEQVRVLGRGTWQTWRQSETGSKKEWTLHEEGITSLKIIPFVPVYGKRLGYMQATPPLLELAHSNVEHWQSKSDQQNILHIARVPILFAKMLEGSDIAVGAGTAVKSDSPEGDLKFVEHGGKAIEAGRLSILDLEDRMRQAGAELLVIKPGNVTESQTLADNEQGACALQKIAGNVEDAGDQALQLLADWVNEPEGGHITIFKDFGAASLAEASAELLFKSVANNRISGETYFNELQRRGIVSPDLKWEDEQERIQSAPPDLAGE